A region from the Oceanidesulfovibrio marinus genome encodes:
- a CDS encoding DegT/DnrJ/EryC1/StrS family aminotransferase yields MMKIPMNDLSRPYRDNQTVFDTILTKVGASGYYLGGPYGKAFSREFAEYVGMPHCLLVGNGTDALELALRAAGVEAGDHVVTVANAGGYTTTACRLIGAVPVYADIDADTLLMDMDDAASLVDPNVKAVVATHLYGAVADVEALRAKLAAQGKACPIIIEDCAQAHGASLRGQMAGSFGDLATFSFYPTKNLGAFGDGGAVLCRDEAVMERLSRLHQYGWNTRYNVAVPFGRNSRMDEIQAAVLSARLPKLEDANGARRAVIEAYAAAAPSCVVFPKRPDQVPSAHLAVVMVEDRNGFRAHLAEREVGTDIHYPVLDCDQAGWRDLPQVCGQLPSSRRCSERIVSLPCFPELTQEEISIVAEALAAYTP; encoded by the coding sequence ATGATGAAGATACCCATGAACGACCTGTCCCGGCCCTACCGGGACAACCAGACGGTTTTCGATACGATCCTCACGAAAGTTGGCGCCAGCGGCTATTACCTTGGCGGGCCATATGGCAAAGCGTTTTCCCGCGAGTTCGCCGAGTACGTCGGCATGCCGCATTGCCTCCTGGTGGGCAACGGCACCGACGCGCTGGAGCTGGCCCTGCGCGCCGCAGGCGTCGAGGCCGGAGACCATGTGGTCACCGTGGCGAACGCCGGCGGGTACACGACCACGGCCTGCCGGCTTATCGGCGCGGTACCCGTGTACGCGGATATCGACGCAGACACGCTGCTTATGGACATGGACGATGCGGCGTCGCTGGTCGATCCGAACGTGAAGGCCGTTGTGGCGACCCATCTGTACGGCGCGGTGGCGGATGTCGAGGCGTTGCGCGCCAAGCTTGCCGCCCAGGGCAAAGCCTGCCCCATAATCATAGAGGACTGCGCCCAGGCCCATGGCGCATCCCTTCGGGGGCAAATGGCCGGGAGCTTCGGGGATCTGGCCACCTTCAGCTTCTACCCGACCAAGAATCTCGGCGCGTTCGGCGACGGCGGCGCGGTGCTCTGCCGTGACGAGGCCGTCATGGAGCGGCTTTCCCGGCTGCACCAGTACGGCTGGAACACACGGTACAACGTTGCCGTTCCGTTCGGCCGGAACAGCCGCATGGATGAGATTCAGGCGGCCGTGCTGTCCGCTCGTTTGCCCAAGTTGGAAGACGCCAATGGTGCGAGGCGCGCAGTCATCGAGGCCTATGCCGCGGCGGCGCCGTCCTGCGTGGTGTTTCCGAAGCGTCCCGATCAGGTCCCGTCTGCGCATCTGGCCGTGGTCATGGTGGAGGACAGGAACGGGTTCCGCGCGCATCTCGCGGAGCGCGAAGTGGGAACGGACATCCACTACCCGGTGCTCGACTGCGACCAGGCCGGCTGGCGGGACCTTCCCCAGGTTTGCGGGCAGCTCCCGAGCAGCCGCCGTTGCTCCGAGCGGATTGTCAGCCTGCCGTGTTTTCCGGAGCTGACCCAGGAAGAAATCTCAATCGTGGCCGAAGCCCTGGCCGCCTACACCCCATGA
- a CDS encoding glycosyltransferase family 2 protein has protein sequence MTEARAPEFSLVIPVYRNAENIPHLLPALEQMWERTGRDMEVVFVVDGSPDDSFDLLRRALPNVPYPARLVEHSRNFGSFAAIRTGMGVARGSYMAAMAADLQEPPELVLEMFQTLADDKADVVFGQRSERDDPFLYKLLSQTFWKIYRRFVIPDIPRGGVDVFGCNRRVRDAVLSLNEANSSLVAQLFWVGYRRAFLPYKRRKREHGVSAWNMRKRLKYMLDSVLSFTNLPIMILFWIGLLGVSISIVLAAVVLGAWAMGTVGVKGYTPLMLAVVFFSSLQLLATGIVGFYLWRIFENTKCRPATFVSTVLRFDPENSRGDDGD, from the coding sequence ATGACCGAAGCGCGCGCACCAGAATTCTCCTTAGTGATTCCCGTTTATCGCAATGCGGAAAACATCCCGCATCTGCTCCCTGCTCTGGAACAGATGTGGGAACGTACCGGGCGGGACATGGAGGTGGTCTTTGTCGTGGACGGCTCCCCGGACGACAGCTTCGACCTGCTGCGACGGGCGTTGCCCAACGTACCGTACCCGGCCCGGCTGGTGGAGCACAGCCGCAACTTCGGCTCTTTTGCGGCGATCCGCACAGGCATGGGCGTTGCGCGCGGCAGCTATATGGCGGCAATGGCCGCGGACCTGCAGGAGCCGCCGGAGCTGGTGCTGGAGATGTTCCAGACCCTTGCCGATGACAAGGCCGATGTTGTTTTCGGCCAGCGTTCGGAACGCGATGATCCCTTCCTGTACAAGCTGCTGTCCCAGACGTTCTGGAAGATATACCGCCGCTTCGTGATCCCGGATATACCGCGGGGCGGCGTGGATGTTTTCGGCTGCAACCGGCGTGTGCGCGATGCGGTGCTCAGCCTGAACGAGGCAAACAGCTCGCTCGTGGCGCAGCTGTTCTGGGTCGGTTACCGCCGCGCCTTCCTGCCGTACAAGCGGCGCAAGCGCGAGCATGGCGTGTCCGCCTGGAACATGCGCAAGCGGCTCAAGTACATGCTGGACAGCGTCCTGTCCTTCACCAACCTGCCCATTATGATCCTGTTCTGGATCGGCCTTCTGGGCGTTTCCATCAGCATAGTGCTGGCGGCGGTTGTTCTGGGGGCCTGGGCCATGGGCACAGTCGGGGTCAAGGGCTACACGCCCCTGATGCTGGCGGTGGTGTTTTTCAGCTCCTTGCAGCTTCTGGCCACGGGAATCGTGGGCTTCTACCTGTGGCGGATATTCGAGAACACCAAGTGCCGCCCGGCCACGTTTGTATCCACAGTGTTGCGTTTCGATCCTGAAAACAGTCGGGGAGACGATGGCGACTGA
- a CDS encoding WxcM-like domain-containing protein, which translates to MATDFFVHEKGLCESENVGPRTRIWAFAHVLPGARIGADCNICDGVFIENDVQVGDRVTIKCGVQLWDGVRLGDDVFVGPNATFTNDHFPRSRQYQEKVLQTVVESEASIGANATILPGLRVGRAAMVGAGAVVTHDVPHHAIVVGNPARIVGYTFPSEVRTGSAQEFRPEDIEAQGGPRDLGVGKAQVWPLPHFKDLRGAIVPVEFLKDLPFEPKRQFFVFGVPDNKVRGEHAHKECHQFLVALHGSLNLVLTDGERSAEIRLNRPDIGVYMPPMIWGIQYNFSVDTVLGVYASHPYDSAEYIREFDEFRRLTRKGS; encoded by the coding sequence ATGGCGACTGATTTTTTTGTGCATGAAAAGGGGCTGTGCGAAAGTGAAAACGTGGGCCCCCGCACCCGAATCTGGGCGTTTGCCCATGTGCTTCCCGGCGCCAGAATCGGGGCGGACTGCAACATCTGCGACGGCGTTTTCATCGAAAACGATGTGCAGGTCGGGGACCGCGTGACGATCAAGTGCGGGGTCCAGCTCTGGGACGGCGTGCGTCTGGGTGATGACGTGTTCGTGGGTCCTAACGCCACATTCACTAACGACCACTTCCCGCGCTCCCGCCAGTATCAGGAGAAGGTGCTGCAGACAGTCGTGGAGTCCGAGGCCAGCATCGGGGCCAACGCAACGATTCTGCCAGGACTGCGGGTGGGACGGGCCGCCATGGTCGGGGCCGGAGCGGTGGTAACGCACGACGTGCCCCACCATGCCATTGTTGTGGGGAACCCGGCCAGGATTGTCGGGTATACCTTTCCTTCCGAGGTCCGGACGGGCTCGGCCCAGGAGTTCAGACCGGAGGATATCGAGGCCCAGGGCGGGCCGCGCGATCTGGGCGTGGGCAAGGCGCAGGTCTGGCCGCTGCCTCATTTTAAGGATCTTCGCGGCGCAATTGTTCCGGTGGAGTTCCTGAAAGACCTGCCCTTCGAGCCGAAGCGCCAGTTCTTCGTGTTCGGCGTGCCGGACAACAAAGTTCGCGGCGAGCACGCCCATAAGGAATGCCATCAGTTCCTCGTGGCGCTGCACGGCAGCCTGAACCTGGTTCTGACGGACGGGGAGCGTTCCGCCGAGATCAGGTTGAACCGGCCGGATATCGGCGTGTACATGCCACCGATGATCTGGGGCATCCAGTACAACTTTTCCGTTGATACGGTGCTTGGCGTCTACGCATCCCATCCGTACGACAGCGCGGAGTATATCCGCGAGTTCGACGAGTTTCGGCGACTGACCCGGAAAGGATCATGA